The DNA segment AGGTGGTTTAGTCACTTTCAACCTGGGAATTAACCACTATTGAAAGTTTAACTTGGGTTACTTGCGACTGTTAGACAGGAAGACCATGATGAACCAGGGGATGAAGCCTTGGGTTTAATATCATCACTCATGGGGgaaaataatcttgaaaaaGGTGGTGTGGGTTTATCAGAAGAGAGAATTTGTACATTTGGAGTCCCCGGAAAGTCATGTGAATTTGCGAGGagaatttgctttttgctttgtcaaGTGATGTGTTTTCTCAAAGTGGATTGGAATTCTTTAAATGATCTGAGACATCAGTATGTTCATATCTAACTCTGTAGTACAAGCTGCTGACaatcctctttcttttcaaggCTAGCGAGGCTCAGTCTCGCTACATAGAGCTTCTTACAAGATCAGGAGACTATTACAGATTCTTAAGCGAAATGTTGAAGAGCATGGAGGACTTGAAGGTAATCTGactctcttattttctttaccTTCTGTTACTACCACAGGTTAGCAAGCTATCACTGATCAAAGGCTTTCTGCTTATGTACAGTGCAAAACGCTCCACAAAACTAAATCCTGAGCTCAGTGGTGTCCAGTTAAGGAGGCATATAAGGAATTTCGTGCATCTTTTGTCAAAAAGCATAGTGCTTTGCAAAGTTACCTCCAATGTCATGTGTGAGGTGGAGAACACTTGCCTTCTTGGTAAATAGGAGGTGCTTATCACAGCATGCGAGAGATCCTTCTCTGCATCCATCACAGCCTTGACCTCAGTGAGAGTACAGTTACCTTGCTGCTGAAAACTTGCTCCTCATGGTTAAGAGGCCTCACCTTGTCTCGGGCCATATCTAAAGTGTTTTGAATGGAGTAACTCCTGATTTGATACAGCTCAGTGGAAACAGAGAGGCCCTTTTAAGAGGTCACACATATGGAATATGAAGCACCTGTGGAGGTTCTGAAGATGGCTATTCAATGCTTTGCTGGTGAACTCTTGGTACATCAGATTTCACTATCTGTATTGCATCTCCCTCCCCCCATCAAGTACCATTTCCCCTCTGAAAGTCATTATGCTGATTTCTGAATAAGGTTTGACTCTGGATAAATAAGGATTCCAGAGTTTGCCTTGATGGCATTAAATACAAAAGGATTTTGAGCTCTCAttcaagcagagaaaaaaatactttgtaagtTGTCAATATTAGAAATGTATATTGTATTGCACATGATGATTTTGAAACACTTGCCACAAGTGCTTATGcgggggtttttgtttgtttttttttttgctatgattttgcagatgaaaaacaCCAAAATTGAACTTCTGGAAGAAGAACTCAGGCTTGCCAGGGATTCAAATTCAGAGACAAGCAACAAACATAAATTCCTGGAACAAAATCTGCAGAAGTACCAGATGGACATTTCTCAGCTGAAGGCAAAGCTGATGAGTTTGGAGGAGATGAAAAGACAAGCTGAAATGGATGGAAATTCTGCTAAGCAAAACCTGGACAAATGCTATGCCCAAATAAAGGATCTAAATGACAGAATAACCAGGCTGACTTATGAGACTGaagatgagaaaaggaaaaggaagttgCTGGAGGATCGATATGAGCAGCAGAAGAATGACTATgaccagctgcagaaaacaagacaaaatgagaaagacagCCTTGGTTGGCAAAAATTAGAGTCTGAGAAGGTCATCAAGGAGAAGGAGTACGAGATAGAAAGATTAAGGGTTCTTCTTCAGGATGAAGGCACACGGAAGAGGGAATATGAAAATGAGCTGGCTAAGGTAAGAAACCAGTTTAGCGAGGAGATGAGTAATTTAAAGAACAAgtatgaaacagaaattaatattaagAAGACCACAATCCAGCAGATAGCTGCACAGAAAGATGATGATGCAAAAGGCCTCAGAGCCCAGGTTGACAGActgacaagagaaaacagagacCTTAAGGATGAGATTGTGAGGCTGAATGATGCCATTCTGCAAACCACAGATCAACGGAGGAGAGCAGAAGAAGATGCTCTTCAGCACAAGGCTTGCAGTTCTGAGGTGTCACAGCAAAAGCATCAGTTAGAGCTGGAGCTGAAACAGATCATTCAGCTTCGTGGTGAAGACAACTCAAGGTACAAGCAGGCTCTTGAGGAGGCTGCCTCGACTATTCAGGATAAAACTAAGGAGCTGGAAAGGCTAAAGGTGCAGCTTCAGGAAGAGGCTAAAAGCCGATGGGAACTTGAAAATGAATTGGCTAAGGTAAGGAACAGTTATGATGAGGAAATTATTAGTTTAAAGAACAAATATGAAACTGAGATTAATATCACAAAGACCACAATTCACCAGGTCACCATGCAAAAGGAAGAGGATACAAATAATTATAGAACACAGCTCGATAATGCCATGAGAGAAAATAGGAATTTGTGTGAGGAAATTAGGAGACTGAAGAATACAATAAGTCAGACAACAGATAATCTGCGGAAAATAGAAGAGAatgctcagcagcagaaggcagctggcTCAGAGCTTTCtcagaagaaacagcagctggagattGAGCTAAAACAAGTCATTCAGAGGCACTCGGACGAAAGCATGCGGTACAAACAGTCGCTTGATGATGCTTCTAAGACCattaaggaaagaaacaaagagattgaaaggctgagaaagttgTTGGATGTAGAAACAAGTCAGAGAAAAGAACTAGAGGATGAGAACAGTCAGTTAAAAAGAGTCCAGTTTGacctgcagaaagcaaacacGAGTGCTACCGAGACAATTAACAAGCTGAGGATCCAAGAGCAGGAACTGGCCAGACTGAAAATTGACTATGAAAGAGTTTCgcaagagaaaaaaggcaggGATCAAGAAAGTGCAAAGTTCCAGAACACTGTAAAAGACTTGCAGATTCAGAAACATAAGCTGGAGGAGGAACTTTGCaggcagaataaaaatgtaatggaGGAGACGTCCAGGAGGAAGAAACTGGAGGAGGAAATAGAAGGCATGAGGAGATCTCTCAGAGAGCAATCAGTTAAAATAACTAATCTCACACAGCAGATAGAGGAAGTGTCTATCGTAAAAAAGAGGAATGAAGATGATCTTAGACACCAAAGAGAAGTATTAGATGGTCATGTGAGAGAGAAACAGAGGTACATGGAGGAGATAAGAAAATACACATCTGATATTGAGACTTTACGCCGTCAGTTGGTCCAAGAACAGGAGCAATTAAAACAGGCTCACCTACGATACGAGCACTTACAGAAAAcctctgaggaaaaaagcaaaaacttgaACGAGTGCAAAATAGAAATTGAAAGGCTTCAGTCTCTCACCGAGAACCTAACCAAGGAACACTTGTTACTGGAGGAAGAGCTGCGAAATGTTAGATTGGAGTACGATGACATCAGAATGGTCAGAAATGAAGTTGATGAGAAAAATACTGCCATTGCTGAACTAAAGAATCAGCTTCAGATGAGCAGCAAGCAAACCCTGGAACTTCAGGGGTTGATTAATgatttacagaaagaaagggaaaaattgaGACAGGAAATTGAAAAATTCCAAAAGCAAGCTCTAGAGGTATTCACACATATTTTGATCCCAGCTTTACTGTCTCTCAGATATATAATTAACTGCAGTGTCCATTTGAATCGACTTAATTCACACTTCGCTGTTTAAGTTCACTGTACTTGTAACTAATACCCCTTTATGGCTCTTCCCgttgttcatttttaaacaaaaatggcAGGATTTGGCCACTTTCTTAGCCTCTTTGTGGGAGCTGTGCTAGGGAGCCGTAAGCTGTCCTACTGTCTAGATGAGCCTTGCCCTCAACCCTTGCCCCAGGAGAAACCCTGGGTCTGTGCCAGTCTCCACCAAACCATTCTAGGGGAAGATGAGAGTACACGGAGTACCACTGTGCTTTAGCTGTAccctgctggctggctgcttcCCCGGGCTCTTTCAGCCAGGATGGGTTAAAGCAGTCCTTTGAGGTTGACCTGGGTGCTGTCACAAACTAAACCAGCTAAAAACCCCAGAACCAACAAGCTGTCAAAGTGCTGCTTAGCTAGGTAAGGCGTTTACTACAGGTGAGGATTAAAGATCATGTTGTCAGCTGTACTTAAGGTACTTAGAGCCTACATTTCATTGACTGTTTGGGACATTTATGTTCCTAAGTCACTAAGGGCATTTGCAAACTTTACTACTGGCCCTTATTTCTTAAACTTGAGGTGACAGCATAAAcaagttaaagaaaacattttttcgTGTTTCATTCTTCTGCCTGGTTTCTTGTCCGGAGATCtactgttttaaatatatgcaaGTGAGCACTTGTGAAAAcacttctttgcttttccctaaCTTGccctttgtatttcttttcttgttcccATTCTCAGCTGTTCTTCCctttattcagtttttctttattttaaaaatcttaatactgatttttaagaaaatattaacatttaGGATTTTCTGACATCTGTGCATGATATGCATGTATTACAAATATATAAACTTGTATTCAGTTTCACATGGACTGCATACAGATGTGCATGCTTGTAGGTGTTTGTGTACGTGTATAAATATATGAAGACCTTAAGTGAATTAAAATGTAGAACAACACAGGTAAAATTGTTCGGAGTAACGTGATActaacaggaaagcaaaaattgGGTCCTATTTATCCATGTATGACCAGTGCTTAGATGGTGCAAATTCACCCAGGTGAGCAGGACTACGCCAGGGTACATCTGCTGAGCATCAGGCTTTTAATGAGTCTTGCGTGCTCTTTGTATGTGTACTATGAAAAGTATTAGACAGTTATAAAAAGCTAACTAAATCAGCAGAAAATCAAGACTATGGGTAACAGAATGGAGTTGCTGTCAATGCCAGAGGTGCTGTCAGTGAAGGGACAAGGTACCTTCACTGGTTTATGTGTATCCATGGTCTTGGGTAAGGCACTGCTGTGACTAGAATGTTTTCCGGTGGCAGTTTGCTGCAGGTTAAATGGCAGGCTAAAGATCGTTGTAAGTGGAAAGCATAAGTCTAACCAGCGTAACCTCTAACCATCCTCTCttggtttatttcttctttaaaattgtAGGCATCCAATAGGATTCAAGAATCCAAAAATCAGTATAGTCACATTATGCAAGAAAGAGAAACCTTGCTGATAAAAATGAGTGCTTTGGAGCAAGAcaaagccaggctgcagagaTTAGAAGAGGAGCTGAACCGTTTGAAAGTTACCCTGGAATCAGAGTCTCGTTTGAAGCAACGCCTGGAAAGTGAGAAGCAACAAATCCTGAATGACCTCAATCAGTGGAAGAGCCAGCACTCCCGGACAGAGGAATCCATAAGGAAGATCCAgtgtgagagagagaagagtGAGAGGGAGAAGAACACCCTGCGGAGTGAGATTGAAAGGCTGCAGATGGAGATCAAACGGATTGAGGAGAGATACAGGTGCAGACTGGAAGAGACGGCTGTCAAAAACCAGTCGGAGTTGGAGTCCGAGCGTCTCAGGCTGCAAAGAGAGATTGAGAAACTCAAGCAACGCCCGTATGGGTCCCACAGATCTACGCAGACCGAGGAAGACTTTTGTATTGATGCCTCCAAGTTGCTGTTCAGTGGGCTGCGGAAGAAGATCACAGCGATGCAGCTGTATGAGTGTCAACTGATAGACAAACTCACACTGGATAAGCTGCTGAAGGGGCAGAGGTCAGTGGAAGAAGTCGCGGCTGACATTGAGCCCTACCTCAAAGGGGCAGGTGCTATTGCAGGGGTGTCTCTTTCACCCAGACAAAAGTACTCTTTTGTTGAGGCCAAACGGAACCAGCTCCTTACAGCAGAAAACGCGGTCCTGCTCTTAGAAGCCCAGGCAGCAACAGGAGGTGTGATAGACCCACACCGAAATGAGATGTTAACTGTGGACAGTGCTATCGCCAGAGATCTGATCGACTTTGATGACAGAGAACAAATCTATACAGCAGAAAAGGCTATTACAGGATTTAAAGATCCTTTCTCAGGCAAAACTGTGCCAGTATCTGAAGCCATCAAGAAAAACCTGGTTGACAGAGAAACTGGGATTCGTCTGCTTGAAGCCCAGCTGGCTGTAGGAGGCATTGTTGATCCTGTCAACAGTGTTTTCCTACCCAAAGATATAGCTTTATCTCGCGGGTTGATTGACAAAGACCTCTACAGGATCCTAAACAACTGCCAGGGCACTACAAAGAACTTCATTGATCCCACCACCAAAAAGGCAGTCACTTACatgcagctgaaggaaaaatgtaggATTGAACCACACACTGGTCTGCTCCTCCTCCCAGTGCAGAAGAGGAGTATGTCATTCCAAGGGATCAGGCAGCCTGTCTCAGCAGATGCACTGCTTGAGGCTGGAATTATTAAGGAATCCACAAGGAATGACTTGGAAAGAGGTGCCATTACAGTGGAAGAAGTGAGCGAGAGAATTATTGATTTCCTTCAGGGCTCTAGCTGTATTGCGGGTATCTACAATGAGGCTACTAAAGAGAAACTTGGCATTTACCAGGCTATGAAAATAGGTTTGGTTAGACCAGGGACAGCCCTTGAACTCCTAGAAGCCCAGGCAGCCACAGGGTTCATAGTGGATCCTGTCAGCAACGTGAGGCTGCCTGTTGAGGAAGCTTACAAAAGAGGCCTTGTTGGAattgaatttaaagaaaaacttctctCTGCTGAAAGAGCTGTCACCGGGTACAAAGACCCAGAAACTGGAAACATCATTTCTCTGTTTCAAGCCATGAACAAAGAGCTCATAGAGAGAGGCCATGGCATTCGTTTGCTGGAGGCCCAGATTGCTACCGGAGGAATCATTGACCCCAAAGAGAGCTACCGCTTGCCAGTAGAGACAGCCTACAAGCGTGGCTACTTCAATGAAGAGCTCAACCAGATCCTTAGTGATCCAAGTGATGACACCAAAGGGTTCTTTGATCCCAACACAGAGGAGAATTTGACCTACTTGCAGCTGAAAGAAAGGTGCATAAAGGACGAAGCAACAGGGCTCTGCCTTCTGCCCCTGAGAGAGAAGAAGAAGGTGGTGCACACCTCACAGAAGAACACGCTTAGGAAGCGCCGGGTTGTCATTGTAGATCCAGAAACAAACAGGGAAATGTCCGTGCAGGAGGCGTACAGCAAAGGCCTCATAGATTATGACACCTATACAGAACTAGCCGAACAGGAGTGTGAGTGGGAAGAAATAACTATTACAGGATCAGATGGCAGCAGTAGAGTAGTCCTGGTCGACAGAAAAACAGGTAGCCAGTATGACATCCAAGATGCTATTGATAAAGGTCTGGTTGAGAGGAAGTTTTTTGACCAGTACCGTTCTGGCAGTTTGAGCCTGACGCAGTTTGCAGACATGATTTCCTGCCGGAACGGCACTGACGAGGTGTTCCGGCACGAGTCGGTGACTCGGTCTCCTACAGTGCTGAGTGTCAGGAGTTCTTCTTCACTGATCAGGAGCGGTTCTTTCTCAGAGACCCCAGAAGAGTGCAGTCCTATTGCAGCCATATTTGACACAGAAAACTTGGAGAAAATCTCCATTTCAGAAGCTATACAGCGAGGCATCGTGGATAGCATCACTGGGCAGCGGTTACTTGAAGCCCAGGCTTGTACAGGGGGCATAATATGCCCTACCACAGGCCAGCGGCTTTCGCTTCAGGAAGCTGCCAGTCAGGGCATCATTGACCAGGATATGGCCACGCGCCTCAAACCAGCTCAGAAGGCCTTCATAGGGTTTGAAGGCATAAAGGGAGGACGCAAGAGGAtgtcagcagctgaagcagtgaaggaaaaatgGTTGCCTTATGAGGCTGGGCAGCGGTTCCTTGAATTCCAGTACCTCACCGGAGGTCTTGTGGACCCTGAAGTGCGTGGAAGAATAAGTACTGAAGAAGCCATTAGGAATGGATTGATTGATGGTCGTGCTGCCCAGAAATTGCAAGACATGAACAGCTATCCCAAAATCCTGACCTGCCCCAAGACCAAACTGAAAATATCCTACAAAGATGCAATGAATCGGTCAATGGTGGAAGACATCACTGGGCTTAAACTCTTGGAAGCAGCCTCCGTTTCATCAAAAGGCATATCCAGTCCCTACAATGTCTCCTCAGCACCTGGCTCTCGCTCTGGCTCTCGCTCTGGCTCACGTTCAGGCTCACGCAGTGGGTCTAGGAGAGGAAGTTTTGATGCATCAGCAAGCTCTTCATATTCTTACTCGTACTCAACCTTCAGCAGTGGGTCTATTGGGCGCTAATAACAAGTGGGAAAATATGTCTGCGTTTTAATATCATTTAGATTATTCTGTGTCccctttcctaaaaaaaaaaaagcaaccaactaaacccaaaacaacaacaaagtaaCCCAAAGCAAAACCCTTAAGTCTCCTGGGTATGTTCAACTTCTCATctgaaaaagctgtaaaatgttTGAATGCAAATTTATGGAATATATATTAGGGGGGTGCAAAAAGCCGTAATTGTGAATTTT comes from the Falco rusticolus isolate bFalRus1 chromosome 3, bFalRus1.pri, whole genome shotgun sequence genome and includes:
- the LOC119145220 gene encoding desmoplakin isoform X3 — protein: MSINGGSHPRINTLGRMARAESGTDLRYEMSSHVVGGGGGGGTHTHKTYYYQKTYGGDYASDGYGQNGTCTVSRRQNTIQELLQNCSDCLMRAELIVQPELKYGDGVQIRGNRDLEECFAQANDQMDVLDGLIREMRQMGQPCDMYQKRLLQLQEQMRALYKAISVPRARRASSKGGGCYSSQSGSGWDEYTKRVTSECLNWMRHQKAEMELVKWGFDAASIEQQIGDHRRTHNAIGDYRWHLDKVKTDLREKAAVHQLEEEYEGLLKYSFERMDQLRQFQNLIQATSREIMWINDCEEEELLYDWSDRNTDIARKQEAFSKRMSELELKEKELNKLKQESDQLVLNQHPASDKIEAYMDTLQTQWSWILQITKCIDVHLKENAAYFQFFEEAQATECYLKNLQDSIRKKFICDKSMSLQSLLEQIKELENERERILEYKRQVQSLVNKSKKIVQLKPRNPDYRSNKPIILKALCDYKQDLKTVRKGDECILKDNNERSKWLVTGPGGVDMLVPSVSLIIPPPNPLAVDLATKIEQYYEAILALWNQLYINMKSLVSWHYCMIDIEKIRAMTIAKLKTMRKEDYQKIITDLEIHYQEFLRNSQGSEMFGDEDKRKIQTQFTDAQKHYQTLIIQLPNQPRQPQPVIPTESCPVGSSNTIIVNERNREHDKQEAWLLMELQKLRRQIEASEIQMVQRAPLGVDQGAVHDFSVRIKDLEGVQNDSQIMAETLNKHKDLLPNFRGCEKYVYLQSEINALFQKLENINGVSAGYLDSLNALRCLLQIILQTEDVIRVFEVRLSEEETVPLDLDKVEAYRACLKKMKADLNMKKSLLNALENELQKTLQIHSQSCQSYTLYDMDIGKFCDKVTQLIDRWQRADKQIDNRSWDLERQIKQLKTYRDLYQALCKWICDAKRRQDSIESTKLCDCNTIMRYLHDQKNLHSEICGKRDKVEELLKHADQCSAAIKDYELQVASYSSGLETLLNIPIKKSVVQSPAVLILQEASEAQSRYIELLTRSGDYYRFLSEMLKSMEDLKMKNTKIELLEEELRLARDSNSETSNKHKFLEQNLQKYQMDISQLKAKLMSLEEMKRQAEMDGNSAKQNLDKCYAQIKDLNDRITRLTYETEDEKRKRKLLEDRYEQQKNDYDQLQKTRQNEKDSLGWQKLESEKVIKEKEYEIERLRVLLQDEGTRKREYENELAKASNRIQESKNQYSHIMQERETLLIKMSALEQDKARLQRLEEELNRLKVTLESESRLKQRLESEKQQILNDLNQWKSQHSRTEESIRKIQCEREKSEREKNTLRSEIERLQMEIKRIEERYRCRLEETAVKNQSELESERLRLQREIEKLKQRPYGSHRSTQTEEDFCIDASKLLFSGLRKKITAMQLYECQLIDKLTLDKLLKGQRSVEEVAADIEPYLKGAGAIAGVSLSPRQKYSFVEAKRNQLLTAENAVLLLEAQAATGGVIDPHRNEMLTVDSAIARDLIDFDDREQIYTAEKAITGFKDPFSGKTVPVSEAIKKNLVDRETGIRLLEAQLAVGGIVDPVNSVFLPKDIALSRGLIDKDLYRILNNCQGTTKNFIDPTTKKAVTYMQLKEKCRIEPHTGLLLLPVQKRSMSFQGIRQPVSADALLEAGIIKESTRNDLERGAITVEEVSERIIDFLQGSSCIAGIYNEATKEKLGIYQAMKIGLVRPGTALELLEAQAATGFIVDPVSNVRLPVEEAYKRGLVGIEFKEKLLSAERAVTGYKDPETGNIISLFQAMNKELIERGHGIRLLEAQIATGGIIDPKESYRLPVETAYKRGYFNEELNQILSDPSDDTKGFFDPNTEENLTYLQLKERCIKDEATGLCLLPLREKKKVVHTSQKNTLRKRRVVIVDPETNREMSVQEAYSKGLIDYDTYTELAEQECEWEEITITGSDGSSRVVLVDRKTGSQYDIQDAIDKGLVERKFFDQYRSGSLSLTQFADMISCRNGTDEVFRHESVTRSPTVLSVRSSSSLIRSGSFSETPEECSPIAAIFDTENLEKISISEAIQRGIVDSITGQRLLEAQACTGGIICPTTGQRLSLQEAASQGIIDQDMATRLKPAQKAFIGFEGIKGGRKRMSAAEAVKEKWLPYEAGQRFLEFQYLTGGLVDPEVRGRISTEEAIRNGLIDGRAAQKLQDMNSYPKILTCPKTKLKISYKDAMNRSMVEDITGLKLLEAASVSSKGISSPYNVSSAPGSRSGSRSGSRSGSRSGSRRGSFDASASSSYSYSYSTFSSGSIGR